In Geotalea uraniireducens, the genomic window CCCCGGATCACCTCCATTACCAGCTCCATTTCGGCCGCGCCGGCAGCATAGTCCCAAGCCGGATTCGGTTTCGGCCAAGGCGCGGTCATGATGCTCGGTGTCGGCCGCTCGCCCGGCAGGGCCTGCCAGATTTCCTCGGTGATGAACGGCATGAACGGATGGAGCAGCCGCAGCAGGTGCTCAAGCACCAGCCAAAGCACGTAGCGGGATGTCAGGCGGCGTTGCTCGTCTCCCCGGTAGAGGTCGTCCTTGATCAGCTCGATATACCAGTCGCAGAATTCGCTCCAGGTAAAACGATACAGCGAGCCGGCCGCATCGTTGTAACGATACGCTTCGAGAGCTTCCTGGACATCGGTCGCCGCAGCGTTCAGCCGGTAGAGAATCCACCGGTCGGCATTGGAGAACGTCAGGGTCGTCGGATCGACCGCGGCAGGATCGAAGCCTTCCAGGTTCATCAGCGCAAACCGGGAGGCATTCCAGATTTTGTTGGCGAAATTGCGATAGCCGGCAATCCGTTCCTCGGCCAATTTAATATCGCGACCCTGGGCGGCAAACGCTGCCAGGGTGAAACGGAAGGCGTCGGTACCATACTGGTCGATGACGGTCAGCGGATCGATGACGTTCCCCTTGGACTTGCTCATCTTCTGCCCCTGGGCATCGCGGACCAGCGCATGGATGTAAACGTCACGGAACGGTACGTCGTCCATGAAGTGGAGTCCCATCATCATCATCCGGGCAACCCAGAAAAAGAGGATATCGAAACCGGTCACCAGACAGGACGTCGGGTAGAAGGACGCCAGCTCCGGCGTCCGGTCGGGCCATCCCATGGTGGAAAACGGCCAGAGCGCCGAAGAGAACCAGGTATCGAGGACATCGGTTTCCTGGCGGATCTCGTCGCTGCCGCACTTCGCACAGCAGGTCGGGTCGACCTTGGCGACGGTGGTTTCACCGCAGTGGTCGCAGTACCAGGCCGGAATCCGGTGTCCCCACCAGATCTGTCGCGAAATGCACCAGTCGCGAATATTCTCCAGCCAGTCGTAGTAGGTGTTTTCCCACTGCTGGGGAACGATGCGCGTTTTTCCCTCTTTGACCGCCGCCAGGGCCCGCTCGGCCAGCGGCCCGACCTTCACGTACCACTGGAGAGAAAGGTACGGTTCCACGATAGTCTTGCAGCGGTAGCAGCCGCCAACCGCCAGGGCGTGATCGTCGATTTTCTCCAGCAGCCCGGCGGCCTCCAGATCCTCGACGATCTTCTTCCGGGCGACAAAACGCTCCAGCCCTTCGTACTGCTGGCCGGCGGCATTGATCACCCCCGACTCGTCGAAAATGTTGATCAGGTCGAGATTGTGCCGGCGACCGACCTCGAAGTCGTTGAAATCGTGGGCCGGGGTGATTTTTACCACCCCGGTGCCGAATTCCATATCCACATACTCGTCGGCAATGATCGGGATCTCGCGGTTCACCAACGGCAGGAGCACCTTTTTGCCGACCAGCTCTCGATAGCGGTCGTCGGCCGGGTTGACTGCCACCGCGGTATCGCCGAGCATGGTTTCCGGCCGGGTGGTTGCCAGGACCAGGAAGCGATCGGCACCGACCACCGGATAGCGGAGGTGCCACAGGTGGCCGGCTTTTTCCTCGTGCTCCACCTCGATGTCGGAAAGGGCGGTATGGCAGCGGGGGCACCAGTTGATCAGCCGGTTGTCCCGGTAGATCAGCCCCTCTTCGTAAAGGCGGACAAAGACCTCGCGGACCGCCCGGGAGAGCCCTTCGTCCATGGTGAACCGTTCCCGCTCCCAGTCGCAGGAGGCGCCGAGCCGTTTCAGCTGGCCAATGATCTGGCCGCCCGATTCGCCCTTCCACTTCCAGACCCGTTCAATGAAGGCGCTTCGCCCCAGTTCGTGCCGACTCTGCCCCTCGGCGGCCATCTGCCGTTCGACTACGTTCTGGGTGGCGATCCCGGCATGGTCGGTCCCCGGCATCCAGAGGACGTTGTAACCGCTCATCCGCTTCCAGCGGCAGAGGATATCCTGCAGGGTGTTATTGAGAGCATGCCCCATGTGCAGGGCGCCTGTAACGTTGGGAGGAGGGATGACAATGCTGAAGGAGGGCTTGACGCTGGTCGACTCGGCATGGAATCGCCCCTCCGTCTCCCAAGATCGATACCATTTTTCCTCAACGGCCTTCGGTTCATACACCTTTGCCAGTTCTTTGTCAGACATCTGCTCAAGCTCCGAATCAAAAATTAAAATGGGGACCGAAATCCCCATATCGTGCACGCCGCGTTCAGTACAACGGGCCGGACCTACTCGGTTCCCGCCTTGATGCGGCGGATTTCTTCCTTGATCAGCGTTTCGGCCAGATCGGGAACGACCTCCCAGGCAATCCGCTCGATTATCTCCCGGGAAATCTTCGCTATGGCCGCCGCCAGCTGCGCCTCGGTAATGGTCAGGGTTCCCCCATCTGAAGCCGCTGCCACAGGGGCATCCGGCTCGGGAGAGACAGCTACCGGCGCTTCGAACTCATCGGCAGGAGGCACGCCGAAATCCGCACCCGGCATTTCGGCAGCAAATGCCGCCGTCGACGCCGCCAGGTCTTCGGCCAAGTCGCCCTCCTCGGGCTGTTCGACCATACCAACGGCAAACGCCCCTGTGAAAGCGGCCGGTTCCCCAGCGGAAACAGTTAATGATTCCTCCTCCGCAACGGCGAAAGCCGGAGGTTCTTCTTCGGTAAAGACAAAGTCGGTCGCCGGCAGGCCAAATTCTTCAGTAGTGACCGCCGCCGCGGGCGAGGGCTCTAGCTCGACCGCAGCAGACTGCTCGAGGGCAAAGGGGGCCGCTTCGACTACCTCCTCCCCCTCATCTGCCGTGACAATCTCCCCGACGACTTCTTCTTCAAGTTCGAAGGCTCCCCACAGGTCATCGGCAGGAGCGGCTTCCTCAACAGCAAAAAACGATCCCTCGCTCTGGGCAGCAGCATCAGCGGAGGCGAACGCCTCTGCCTCGCCGAACGTCACTGCCGGAGCCGGCTCCTCAGCCGCGGCAAGCGGTTCGATCGACTCAAAGGAAAACGCCCCGGCATCCATCGTCTGCTCGACCGGCGACTGGCTGGCGCGAATTGCCGCCAGCGCGGCAAGTTCCTTGATTTTTTCGATCAGCTGCTGCGATTCGAATGGTTTGGAAATGAAATCATCGGCCCCACAGCTGCGGGCCTTTTCTTCATCGAAGGGCTCAAACGCCCCGGTCATCAGCAGGATGGGAACGGTCGCCAGGAGAGGATCGCTGCGGACGGCCTCGCAGACTTCATAGCCTGTCTTCCCCGGCATCAGCGCGTCGACCAGCATCACCTCGGGCCGGATTTCACGGGCTTTCTCCAGGGCGGCATCTCCGTTATCGACGACGGTCAGCTCATACTCTTCGTCATTGGCGAAGATGATCCCCACTACCTTCTGAATCGTGATGCTGTCGTCGGCAAGGAGAAGCTTGGTGCCCATGAATCCCTCCTTCGGCGGGATCGTCGGAAATGGCTGCCCGGACGGTCCGAAAAACGCTGTTAATAGGCGGATAATCACGGAAAAACTAGCACAACGGGCCTAGGGTGTCAAGTGATTTACCGGAACGACGCGGGTTCGCGGGGACCGGCCGCAAGGTGCTGCCCCCCCTCCGGCACGAGTTCGTCGGCAACAAGAGTGGAGAGTTCACTCCGTAGCTTGTTGAAGGCATGGGTATGCCGATAATCGAGACGGACGGAGAGAAAAATGACGTAGGTGCCGCTTTGTGGGTCGATCCAGATCGATCCCCCCGAATAACCGGTATGGCCAAACGAATACTCTGAAAAACCGCTGCCACGTGGCGATGAATACGGCGAAGCCATGTCCCAGCCGAGCCCACGCGCCACCTTCCCTCCCCGCGAGAAGTACGGAACCGTCATCTGGTCGACGGTCCGTTCCGCCAAGACCCTTTGCCCATCCAGCGATCCGCCGTTAAGCAGCATCCGGCAAAAACGCGCCAGGTCGCCGGCAGTGCTGAACAACCCCGCATGGCCGGCAACGCCACCCAATTGAGCGGCAACAGGGTCCTGAACCCGGCCGACGAGCGGCCGTCCGGCCTGATCGAGGGTGGCCGCGCACCGACCGTACAACCGGACATCGGGATTAAAGGCGGTTTGATCCATGCCAAGGGGGGCGTAGAATGCCGCTGCCGTGAAGCGGTCGAGAGTCATCCCGGAAACCCGATGAACCAGTTCGGCCAGCAGAATGAAATTGATGTCGGCATAACGGAACCGGTAGCCCGGCTCCCCCTTCAGTTTCTGGCAGGCGGCATTATCTATGGCACTCTGAAGCGGATGGGCCGCCGACAAGGATGTGTCGTCAAGGCCCGAGGTATGAGTCAACAGGTTGACAACCAGGACATCATCCTTACCTTGGCCGACAAACTCGGGAAACCATTTACTCAAGGGATCGACAAGGCTGAGCCGCCCCTCCTCGGCCAGCTTCATAACGGCCGGAGTGGTAGCGACGACCTTGGTCAACGACGCCAGGTCAAAAATGGTATCGACGGTTACGGGAAGGGCCTCGGGAAGTGAAGATTCCTTACCGAAGGCGGTTTCGTACAGCACGTCGCGGCGATTGCCGACAAGCACGACCCCGCCGGCAATCAGGCCGTCGGCCATCGCCCGGGCCATCAGCCGGGAAATCGCCTCATTGCCGCTATCGCTGGCGAGGGAGGCACTATCCCCGGTTACGGCGACCAGCGATATCAGCAAGACGACAGCAATTGCCAGGAGTTTCTTGATCAACATTAACCCACCACAATTCAACGGGAAAGATACGGCGAGGAGCCACTTGGAGGAAAACAGCAAGAAACGGGCCGGAGATTAACGCGGCAGAACGGGAAAGAATCTAATGTCCGGGTTACGCCCGGACTCCTTTTGACAACCGGCAGAAATCCGGCG contains:
- a CDS encoding response regulator, translating into MGTKLLLADDSITIQKVVGIIFANDEEYELTVVDNGDAALEKAREIRPEVMLVDALMPGKTGYEVCEAVRSDPLLATVPILLMTGAFEPFDEEKARSCGADDFISKPFESQQLIEKIKELAALAAIRASQSPVEQTMDAGAFSFESIEPLAAAEEPAPAVTFGEAEAFASADAAAQSEGSFFAVEEAAPADDLWGAFELEEEVVGEIVTADEGEEVVEAAPFALEQSAAVELEPSPAAAVTTEEFGLPATDFVFTEEEPPAFAVAEEESLTVSAGEPAAFTGAFAVGMVEQPEEGDLAEDLAASTAAFAAEMPGADFGVPPADEFEAPVAVSPEPDAPVAAASDGGTLTITEAQLAAAIAKISREIIERIAWEVVPDLAETLIKEEIRRIKAGTE
- a CDS encoding serine hydrolase domain-containing protein, with protein sequence MLIKKLLAIAVVLLISLVAVTGDSASLASDSGNEAISRLMARAMADGLIAGGVVLVGNRRDVLYETAFGKESSLPEALPVTVDTIFDLASLTKVVATTPAVMKLAEEGRLSLVDPLSKWFPEFVGQGKDDVLVVNLLTHTSGLDDTSLSAAHPLQSAIDNAACQKLKGEPGYRFRYADINFILLAELVHRVSGMTLDRFTAAAFYAPLGMDQTAFNPDVRLYGRCAATLDQAGRPLVGRVQDPVAAQLGGVAGHAGLFSTAGDLARFCRMLLNGGSLDGQRVLAERTVDQMTVPYFSRGGKVARGLGWDMASPYSSPRGSGFSEYSFGHTGYSGGSIWIDPQSGTYVIFLSVRLDYRHTHAFNKLRSELSTLVADELVPEGGQHLAAGPREPASFR
- a CDS encoding valine--tRNA ligase; amino-acid sequence: MSDKELAKVYEPKAVEEKWYRSWETEGRFHAESTSVKPSFSIVIPPPNVTGALHMGHALNNTLQDILCRWKRMSGYNVLWMPGTDHAGIATQNVVERQMAAEGQSRHELGRSAFIERVWKWKGESGGQIIGQLKRLGASCDWERERFTMDEGLSRAVREVFVRLYEEGLIYRDNRLINWCPRCHTALSDIEVEHEEKAGHLWHLRYPVVGADRFLVLATTRPETMLGDTAVAVNPADDRYRELVGKKVLLPLVNREIPIIADEYVDMEFGTGVVKITPAHDFNDFEVGRRHNLDLINIFDESGVINAAGQQYEGLERFVARKKIVEDLEAAGLLEKIDDHALAVGGCYRCKTIVEPYLSLQWYVKVGPLAERALAAVKEGKTRIVPQQWENTYYDWLENIRDWCISRQIWWGHRIPAWYCDHCGETTVAKVDPTCCAKCGSDEIRQETDVLDTWFSSALWPFSTMGWPDRTPELASFYPTSCLVTGFDILFFWVARMMMMGLHFMDDVPFRDVYIHALVRDAQGQKMSKSKGNVIDPLTVIDQYGTDAFRFTLAAFAAQGRDIKLAEERIAGYRNFANKIWNASRFALMNLEGFDPAAVDPTTLTFSNADRWILYRLNAAATDVQEALEAYRYNDAAGSLYRFTWSEFCDWYIELIKDDLYRGDEQRRLTSRYVLWLVLEHLLRLLHPFMPFITEEIWQALPGERPTPSIMTAPWPKPNPAWDYAAGAAEMELVMEVIRGIRNIRGEMDVPPSREIAVMLSCGSDDSLHLLKNNEVYIMSLARVSDLAIGKGLERPADAAVQVAGDVEIAVPLKGLVNVEEEEKRLLKEIGKLEKDEEFLAKKLQNPSFVERAPAEVVAKEREKLDEIAQKKQLLQASLEKIRNLK